The DNA sequence AACAAGGCTTGCACATGATCCGCAAACTCGGTCGTTTTGTCGAATTCAGCGTGTTTAAAGACCCGGTGACTGTCGATTGGAGTATCATTAGCGATCGGAAGGAACTGGACGTCTTAGGGTCGCATTTAGGACCATACTGTTACGATCTCGTCATTAAAGGCATCCATAGCGGCGATTTGCCAACGGAAGGTGTCGTGACGCATAAATTGCCGCTCGAAGCTTTTGCAGAAGGATTTGCTTTGATGAAGAAAGGGGATAAATCGTTAAAGATAATTCTTGAACCGTAGGTTAGAATCGGCGTTCAGGACCGAATTGAGGATCGTAATTTTAGGATCGCGGGAAGACCGTAATTCAGGACCGTAATTAAGGACCGAATGAAAGGATCCCAGTTCTAGAAACCGGCACGGATGGCGTTACGCAAGCTGACGGGGAATAGGCATGAATGGACGAGATGCATATTTCCCCGTCACTTTATCGGTTCTTATATCAGAAGATTAACAACGTTAAAGAGGGGCGTATCAAATGACGGATCTCGTACATAAAGGCCGTTTTATCGATAAAATTGGCATCCCGTCAAAAATTTTTTGGGGCTATGTCGGCGTCCTTATTTTTATGATGGGGGACGGCCTAGAACTCGGTTGGCTCAGTCCTTATCTACTCGACCAAGGCATGACGATGCAACAGTCAGCATTTTTACTAACTGCGTACGGCGTGACGATTGCCATTTCTTCATGGTTTTCCGGTGTGCTCGTGGAAATGTTCGGTCCGCGGAAGACGATGCTTCTAGGCCTGCTGCTGTACATTTTCGGGACGATCGGGTTTGTCGGGTTCGCGATCCCCAACCTTTCTTATGCGCTCATGCTCCCGACATACGCCCTCCGAGGGTTCGGGTACCCACTCTTTGCGTACAGTTTTCTCGTATGGATTGCCTACCGTAGCCCGCAAAAACAGCTCGGTGCAGCCGTCGGCTGGTTCTGGTTTGTGTTTACGGGCGGTTTGAGTGTGCTGGGCGCCTACTACTCAAGTTGGGCGATTAAGCACTTAGGACATATTAACACGTTATGGAGCGCCCTTTTTTGGGTTGTGCTCGGTGCGATTTTTGCACTCCTGTTTAACCGGGACAGGATGGTACGAGGTTCAACTGACCGAAAAAGTAGGGCCTCTAAAGTGAAGGGGCTGTTGAAAGGGATCACTATTGTGAAAAGAGAGCCGAAAGTCGGCATCGCGGGTATTGTACGCATCATTAACCAAGCGGCCCAATACGCGTTTCCCGTCTTTCTACCGACTTATATGGCTCGGTACGGCATTGAAACAACCGTTTGGCTTAATTTATGGGGGTCGATTTTCCTTTCAAATATTGCCTTCAACCTCTTTTTTGGGTTTATCGGAGACAAATTTGGCTG is a window from the Numidum massiliense genome containing:
- a CDS encoding MFS transporter, whose protein sequence is MTDLVHKGRFIDKIGIPSKIFWGYVGVLIFMMGDGLELGWLSPYLLDQGMTMQQSAFLLTAYGVTIAISSWFSGVLVEMFGPRKTMLLGLLLYIFGTIGFVGFAIPNLSYALMLPTYALRGFGYPLFAYSFLVWIAYRSPQKQLGAAVGWFWFVFTGGLSVLGAYYSSWAIKHLGHINTLWSALFWVVLGAIFALLFNRDRMVRGSTDRKSRASKVKGLLKGITIVKREPKVGIAGIVRIINQAAQYAFPVFLPTYMARYGIETTVWLNLWGSIFLSNIAFNLFFGFIGDKFGWRNTVMWFGGVGCGTFTLLLFYVPQWFGGNLLLIQIVGILWGACLAGYVPLSALVPSLVREDKGAAMSILNLGAGLCVFVGPAIVGLFYDLVGSEGVIWILACLYFFGAYLTKFIHLPDRAKTAGDAPVGHESGKRSDDPLAVNGTVR